The Hemicordylus capensis ecotype Gifberg chromosome 6, rHemCap1.1.pri, whole genome shotgun sequence genome window below encodes:
- the IQCA1L gene encoding IQ and AAA domain-containing protein 1-like isoform X5, translating into MSSSTYGKLWRESRLTLKELLAQELPAQPPKPERNRPLFLHAVATLFLRYVQVARRLEACYDQMVHPQKRLLLRQLLDAVLGRILELKQELVELDLSEYHYMDHVLQELRLTPAEMELPIPKYFLRESAKIRQERQERLTRILAHVAPGKAVAPLRSGMAREEAVRLIQMAERMRQGRLRARFMWEIRRDEERERKVRESGLGEPDRDKAAVCIQKIWKGAMQRRITRLVHQHEMTFIGMALEPQLMGPTPATIRAQLGEEFRRMRQADYEAEYQEALDNVRDTLYEMEGPSMREELKEQLRQWFIECHDLTGRFPDFPEEEIGGCSILFAQRTPEEVRAELDLAELKMDSKKKEKEKQKGKKEGKEQGKKGKGKKAEEDEGLKLSPSKFLTTINQNFSQYTSFWGDQDEVINFEQRYQPEIIKTEKRKEVEVEIRLQVDELMREELKNLRLAVDLEETKAPKPRKPKSAKKKKGKKGKKEKDLTPERTIDSLYEELVLQGIVKRPQKVHLADYSGDFCYLGTILRQQEIEPIPSMLDVRQNIAMYAILRLGSPTVHELAPLVKSILLAGPAGTGKKMLVHAVCTETGANFFDLSPDNLAGKYPGKSGLQMMVHLVLKVARILQPSVIWVGNAEKTFYKKVPKEEKELDPRRLKKDLPKALGLLKAEDRVLLMGTSNKPYLADVKGLCKAYERILLIPRPDYASRYAIWQRLIQRHGGVVTSSLNLSGLAKVSDGYSQGSMAQAVQTVLSERRLLQLPKRPLTASEFLQMLARADPIYAEEEEMLKDWYTKTPLGRKKLKAEEEKLRAAEAKGKDKKKKKK; encoded by the exons ATGTCCAGCAG CACTTACGGGAAACTGTGGCGGGAGTCGCGGCTGACCctgaaggagctcctggcccagGAGCTGCCCGCCCAGCCGCCGAAGCCCGAGCGGAACCGGCCGCTGTTCCTGCACGCCGTGGCCACCCTCTTCCTGCGCTACGTGCAGGTGGCCCGGCGCCTGGAGGCCTGCTACGACCAGATGGTGCATCCCCAGAAGCGCCTGCTGCTGCGGCAGCTGCTCGACGCCGTGCTGGGACGCATCCTGGAGCTCAAGCAGGAGCTGGTGGAGCTGGACCTCTCCGAGTACCACTACATGGACCACGTGCTGCAGGAGCTGCGCTTGACGCCG GCGGAGATGGAGCTGCCGATCCCCAAGTATTTCCTGCGGGAGAGTGCCAAGATCCGGCAGGAGCGGCAGGAGCGGCTGACGCGCATCCTAGCCCACGTGGCTCCGGGCAAGGCCGTGGCC CCGCTGCGATCCGGGATGGCGCGAGAGGAGGCGGTGAGGCTGATCCAGATGGCCGAGCGGATGCGTCAGGGCAGGCTGCGGGCTCGCTTCATGTGGGAGATCCGACGGGACGAAGAGCGCGAGAGGAAGGTGCGGGAGAGCGGCCTTGGCGAACCCGACCGAGATAAAGCCGCCGTGTGCATCCAGAAG ATCTGGAAAGGGGCCATGCAGCGCCGGATCACCAGGTTGGTGCACCAGCACGAGATGACCTTCATCGGGATg GCCTTGGAGCCGCAGCTGATGGGCCCCACCCCGGCCACGATTCGCGCGCAGCTGGGCGAAGAGTTCAGGCGCATGCGCCAGGCGGACTACGAGGCTGAGTACCAGGAGGCTCTGGACAATGTCCGTGACACCCTCTACGAGATGGAAGGACCGAGCATGCGCGAGGAACTGAAGGAGCAGCTGCGCCAGTGGTTCATCGAGTGCCA TGACCTGACTGGCCGCTTCCCCGACTTCCCCGAGGAGGAAATTGGGGGCTGCAGCATTCTCTTTGCTCAGAGGACCCCAGAAGAG GTGAGGGCTGAGCTGGACCTGGCAGAGCTCAAGATGGACagtaagaagaaagaaaaggagaagcagaaaggcaagaaggaggggaaagagcagGGCAAGAAAGGCAAGGGCAAGAAAGCG GAGGAAGATGAAGGGTTGAAGCTCTCTCCTTCCAAGTTCCTGACAACCATCAACCAGAACTTCTCACAGTACACAA gcttctGGGGCGACCAGGATGAAGTCATCAACTTTGAGCAACGCTACCAGCCAGAGATCATCAAGACAGAGAAGCGgaaagaggtggaggtggagattCGGCTCCAG GTGGATGAGCTGATGCGGGAGGAGCTGAAGAATCTGCGGCTGGCCGTGGACCTGGAAGAGACCAAAGCGCCGAAGCCCCGCAAGCCCAAGAGTGCCAAG AAAAAAAAGGGGAAGAAAGGCAAGAAGGAGAAAGATCTGACGCCGGAGAG GACGATTGATTCCCTCTATGAAGAGCTGGTGCTGCAGGGAATCGTCAAGAGGCCCCAGAAGGTGCACCTGGCAGACTATTCAG GTGACTTCTGCTACCTGGGTACCATCTTACGCCAGCAGGAGATTGAACCGATACCCTCCATGTTGGACGTGCGCCAGAACATTGCCATGTATGCCATCCTTCGTCTGG GTTCTCCGACTGTGCATGAGCTGGCGCCCCTGGTGAAGTCTATCCTCCTGGCAGGGCCAGCAGGCACCGGGAAGAAGATGCTGGTCCACGCGGTGTGCACTGAGACCGGTGCCAACTTCTTTGACCTCTCACCGGACAACCTGGCTGGGAAATACCCAGGCAAGAGCGGCCTCCAGATGATGGTCCACTTGGTGCTTAAG GTGGCCCGGATCTTGCAGCCCTCCGTCATCTGGGTGGGGAATGCCGAGAAGACGTTTTACAAGAAGGTCCCCAAAGAGGAAAAAGAG CTCGACCCCAGGCGGCTGAAGAAGGACCTGCCCAAGGCCCTGGGCCTGCTGAAGGCCGAAGACCGGGTGCTGCTGATGGGCACCTCCAACAAGCCCTACCTGGCGGACGTCAAGGGGCTCTGCAAGGCCTACGAGCGGATCCTGCTAATCCCGAGGCCAGACTACGCCTCGCGCTATG CGATCTGGCAGCGACTCATCCAGAGGCACGGCGGCGTGGTCACCAGTAGCCTGAACCTCAGCGGCCTGGCCAAGGTGTCGGACGGCTACAGCCAGGGCAGCATGGCGCAGGCGGTGCAGACGGTGCTGAGCGAGCGGCGGCTGCTGCAGCTTCCCAAGCGGCCTCTGACCGCCAGCGAGTTCCTCCAGATGCTGGCCAGGGCGGACCCCATCTAcgccgaggaggaggagatgctgaAG
- the IQCA1L gene encoding IQ and AAA domain-containing protein 1-like isoform X7, with product MSSSTYGKLWRESRLTLKELLAQELPAQPPKPERNRPLFLHAVATLFLRYVQVARRLEACYDQMVHPQKRLLLRQLLDAVLGRILELKQELVELDLSEYHYMDHVLQELRLTPAEMELPIPKYFLRESAKIRQERQERLTRILAHVAPGKAVAPLRSGMAREEAVRLIQMAERMRQGRLRARFMWEIRRDEERERKVRESGLGEPDRDKAAVCIQKIWKGAMQRRITRLVHQHEMTFIGMALEPQLMGPTPATIRAQLGEEFRRMRQADYEAEYQEALDNVRDTLYEMEGPSMREELKEQLRQWFIECHDLTGRFPDFPEEEIGGCSILFAQRTPEEVRAELDLAELKMDSKKKEKEKQKGKKEGKEQGKKGKGKKAEEDEGLKLSPSKFLTTINQNFSQYTSFWGDQDEVINFEQRYQPEIIKTEKRKEVEVEIRLQVDELMREELKNLRLAVDLEETKAPKPRKPKSAKKKKGKKGKKEKDLTPERTIDSLYEELVLQGIVKRPQKVHLADYSGDFCYLGTILRQQEIEPIPSMLDVRQNIAMYAILRLGSPTVHELAPLVKSILLAGPAGTGKKMLVHAVCTETGANFFDLSPDNLAGKYPGKSGLQMMVHLVLKVARILQPSVIWVGNAEKTFYKKVPKEEKELDPRRLKKDLPKALGLLKAEDRVLLMGTSNKPYLADVKGLCKAYERILLIPRPDYASRYAIWQRLIQRHGGVVTSSLNLSGLAKVSDGYSQGSMAQAVQTVLSERRLLQLPKRPLTASEFLQMLARADPIYAEEEEMLKVL from the exons ATGTCCAGCAG CACTTACGGGAAACTGTGGCGGGAGTCGCGGCTGACCctgaaggagctcctggcccagGAGCTGCCCGCCCAGCCGCCGAAGCCCGAGCGGAACCGGCCGCTGTTCCTGCACGCCGTGGCCACCCTCTTCCTGCGCTACGTGCAGGTGGCCCGGCGCCTGGAGGCCTGCTACGACCAGATGGTGCATCCCCAGAAGCGCCTGCTGCTGCGGCAGCTGCTCGACGCCGTGCTGGGACGCATCCTGGAGCTCAAGCAGGAGCTGGTGGAGCTGGACCTCTCCGAGTACCACTACATGGACCACGTGCTGCAGGAGCTGCGCTTGACGCCG GCGGAGATGGAGCTGCCGATCCCCAAGTATTTCCTGCGGGAGAGTGCCAAGATCCGGCAGGAGCGGCAGGAGCGGCTGACGCGCATCCTAGCCCACGTGGCTCCGGGCAAGGCCGTGGCC CCGCTGCGATCCGGGATGGCGCGAGAGGAGGCGGTGAGGCTGATCCAGATGGCCGAGCGGATGCGTCAGGGCAGGCTGCGGGCTCGCTTCATGTGGGAGATCCGACGGGACGAAGAGCGCGAGAGGAAGGTGCGGGAGAGCGGCCTTGGCGAACCCGACCGAGATAAAGCCGCCGTGTGCATCCAGAAG ATCTGGAAAGGGGCCATGCAGCGCCGGATCACCAGGTTGGTGCACCAGCACGAGATGACCTTCATCGGGATg GCCTTGGAGCCGCAGCTGATGGGCCCCACCCCGGCCACGATTCGCGCGCAGCTGGGCGAAGAGTTCAGGCGCATGCGCCAGGCGGACTACGAGGCTGAGTACCAGGAGGCTCTGGACAATGTCCGTGACACCCTCTACGAGATGGAAGGACCGAGCATGCGCGAGGAACTGAAGGAGCAGCTGCGCCAGTGGTTCATCGAGTGCCA TGACCTGACTGGCCGCTTCCCCGACTTCCCCGAGGAGGAAATTGGGGGCTGCAGCATTCTCTTTGCTCAGAGGACCCCAGAAGAG GTGAGGGCTGAGCTGGACCTGGCAGAGCTCAAGATGGACagtaagaagaaagaaaaggagaagcagaaaggcaagaaggaggggaaagagcagGGCAAGAAAGGCAAGGGCAAGAAAGCG GAGGAAGATGAAGGGTTGAAGCTCTCTCCTTCCAAGTTCCTGACAACCATCAACCAGAACTTCTCACAGTACACAA gcttctGGGGCGACCAGGATGAAGTCATCAACTTTGAGCAACGCTACCAGCCAGAGATCATCAAGACAGAGAAGCGgaaagaggtggaggtggagattCGGCTCCAG GTGGATGAGCTGATGCGGGAGGAGCTGAAGAATCTGCGGCTGGCCGTGGACCTGGAAGAGACCAAAGCGCCGAAGCCCCGCAAGCCCAAGAGTGCCAAG AAAAAAAAGGGGAAGAAAGGCAAGAAGGAGAAAGATCTGACGCCGGAGAG GACGATTGATTCCCTCTATGAAGAGCTGGTGCTGCAGGGAATCGTCAAGAGGCCCCAGAAGGTGCACCTGGCAGACTATTCAG GTGACTTCTGCTACCTGGGTACCATCTTACGCCAGCAGGAGATTGAACCGATACCCTCCATGTTGGACGTGCGCCAGAACATTGCCATGTATGCCATCCTTCGTCTGG GTTCTCCGACTGTGCATGAGCTGGCGCCCCTGGTGAAGTCTATCCTCCTGGCAGGGCCAGCAGGCACCGGGAAGAAGATGCTGGTCCACGCGGTGTGCACTGAGACCGGTGCCAACTTCTTTGACCTCTCACCGGACAACCTGGCTGGGAAATACCCAGGCAAGAGCGGCCTCCAGATGATGGTCCACTTGGTGCTTAAG GTGGCCCGGATCTTGCAGCCCTCCGTCATCTGGGTGGGGAATGCCGAGAAGACGTTTTACAAGAAGGTCCCCAAAGAGGAAAAAGAG CTCGACCCCAGGCGGCTGAAGAAGGACCTGCCCAAGGCCCTGGGCCTGCTGAAGGCCGAAGACCGGGTGCTGCTGATGGGCACCTCCAACAAGCCCTACCTGGCGGACGTCAAGGGGCTCTGCAAGGCCTACGAGCGGATCCTGCTAATCCCGAGGCCAGACTACGCCTCGCGCTATG CGATCTGGCAGCGACTCATCCAGAGGCACGGCGGCGTGGTCACCAGTAGCCTGAACCTCAGCGGCCTGGCCAAGGTGTCGGACGGCTACAGCCAGGGCAGCATGGCGCAGGCGGTGCAGACGGTGCTGAGCGAGCGGCGGCTGCTGCAGCTTCCCAAGCGGCCTCTGACCGCCAGCGAGTTCCTCCAGATGCTGGCCAGGGCGGACCCCATCTAcgccgaggaggaggagatgctgaAG
- the IQCA1L gene encoding IQ and AAA domain-containing protein 1-like isoform X6 — protein sequence MSSSTYGKLWRESRLTLKELLAQELPAQPPKPERNRPLFLHAVATLFLRYVQVARRLEACYDQMVHPQKRLLLRQLLDAVLGRILELKQELVELDLSEYHYMDHVLQELRLTPAEMELPIPKYFLRESAKIRQERQERLTRILAHVAPGKAVAPLRSGMAREEAVRLIQMAERMRQGRLRARFMWEIRRDEERERKVRESGLGEPDRDKAAVCIQKIWKGAMQRRITRLVHQHEMTFIGMALEPQLMGPTPATIRAQLGEEFRRMRQADYEAEYQEALDNVRDTLYEMEGPSMREELKEQLRQWFIECHDLTGRFPDFPEEEIGGCSILFAQRTPEEVRAELDLAELKMDSKKKEKEKQKGKKEGKEQGKKGKGKKAEEDEGLKLSPSKFLTTINQNFSQYTSFWGDQDEVINFEQRYQPEIIKTEKRKEVEVEIRLQVDELMREELKNLRLAVDLEETKAPKPRKPKSAKKKKGKKGKKEKDLTPERTIDSLYEELVLQGIVKRPQKVHLADYSGDFCYLGTILRQQEIEPIPSMLDVRQNIAMYAILRLGSPTVHELAPLVKSILLAGPAGTGKKMLVHAVCTETGANFFDLSPDNLAGKYPGKSGLQMMVHLVLKVARILQPSVIWVGNAEKTFYKKVPKEEKELDPRRLKKDLPKALGLLKAEDRVLLMGTSNKPYLADVKGLCKAYERILLIPRPDYASRYAIWQRLIQRHGGVVTSSLNLSGLAKVSDGYSQGSMAQAVQTVLSERRLLQLPKRPLTASEFLQMLARADPIYAEEEEMLKGTFLKMENWIVPNMDGLTRC from the exons ATGTCCAGCAG CACTTACGGGAAACTGTGGCGGGAGTCGCGGCTGACCctgaaggagctcctggcccagGAGCTGCCCGCCCAGCCGCCGAAGCCCGAGCGGAACCGGCCGCTGTTCCTGCACGCCGTGGCCACCCTCTTCCTGCGCTACGTGCAGGTGGCCCGGCGCCTGGAGGCCTGCTACGACCAGATGGTGCATCCCCAGAAGCGCCTGCTGCTGCGGCAGCTGCTCGACGCCGTGCTGGGACGCATCCTGGAGCTCAAGCAGGAGCTGGTGGAGCTGGACCTCTCCGAGTACCACTACATGGACCACGTGCTGCAGGAGCTGCGCTTGACGCCG GCGGAGATGGAGCTGCCGATCCCCAAGTATTTCCTGCGGGAGAGTGCCAAGATCCGGCAGGAGCGGCAGGAGCGGCTGACGCGCATCCTAGCCCACGTGGCTCCGGGCAAGGCCGTGGCC CCGCTGCGATCCGGGATGGCGCGAGAGGAGGCGGTGAGGCTGATCCAGATGGCCGAGCGGATGCGTCAGGGCAGGCTGCGGGCTCGCTTCATGTGGGAGATCCGACGGGACGAAGAGCGCGAGAGGAAGGTGCGGGAGAGCGGCCTTGGCGAACCCGACCGAGATAAAGCCGCCGTGTGCATCCAGAAG ATCTGGAAAGGGGCCATGCAGCGCCGGATCACCAGGTTGGTGCACCAGCACGAGATGACCTTCATCGGGATg GCCTTGGAGCCGCAGCTGATGGGCCCCACCCCGGCCACGATTCGCGCGCAGCTGGGCGAAGAGTTCAGGCGCATGCGCCAGGCGGACTACGAGGCTGAGTACCAGGAGGCTCTGGACAATGTCCGTGACACCCTCTACGAGATGGAAGGACCGAGCATGCGCGAGGAACTGAAGGAGCAGCTGCGCCAGTGGTTCATCGAGTGCCA TGACCTGACTGGCCGCTTCCCCGACTTCCCCGAGGAGGAAATTGGGGGCTGCAGCATTCTCTTTGCTCAGAGGACCCCAGAAGAG GTGAGGGCTGAGCTGGACCTGGCAGAGCTCAAGATGGACagtaagaagaaagaaaaggagaagcagaaaggcaagaaggaggggaaagagcagGGCAAGAAAGGCAAGGGCAAGAAAGCG GAGGAAGATGAAGGGTTGAAGCTCTCTCCTTCCAAGTTCCTGACAACCATCAACCAGAACTTCTCACAGTACACAA gcttctGGGGCGACCAGGATGAAGTCATCAACTTTGAGCAACGCTACCAGCCAGAGATCATCAAGACAGAGAAGCGgaaagaggtggaggtggagattCGGCTCCAG GTGGATGAGCTGATGCGGGAGGAGCTGAAGAATCTGCGGCTGGCCGTGGACCTGGAAGAGACCAAAGCGCCGAAGCCCCGCAAGCCCAAGAGTGCCAAG AAAAAAAAGGGGAAGAAAGGCAAGAAGGAGAAAGATCTGACGCCGGAGAG GACGATTGATTCCCTCTATGAAGAGCTGGTGCTGCAGGGAATCGTCAAGAGGCCCCAGAAGGTGCACCTGGCAGACTATTCAG GTGACTTCTGCTACCTGGGTACCATCTTACGCCAGCAGGAGATTGAACCGATACCCTCCATGTTGGACGTGCGCCAGAACATTGCCATGTATGCCATCCTTCGTCTGG GTTCTCCGACTGTGCATGAGCTGGCGCCCCTGGTGAAGTCTATCCTCCTGGCAGGGCCAGCAGGCACCGGGAAGAAGATGCTGGTCCACGCGGTGTGCACTGAGACCGGTGCCAACTTCTTTGACCTCTCACCGGACAACCTGGCTGGGAAATACCCAGGCAAGAGCGGCCTCCAGATGATGGTCCACTTGGTGCTTAAG GTGGCCCGGATCTTGCAGCCCTCCGTCATCTGGGTGGGGAATGCCGAGAAGACGTTTTACAAGAAGGTCCCCAAAGAGGAAAAAGAG CTCGACCCCAGGCGGCTGAAGAAGGACCTGCCCAAGGCCCTGGGCCTGCTGAAGGCCGAAGACCGGGTGCTGCTGATGGGCACCTCCAACAAGCCCTACCTGGCGGACGTCAAGGGGCTCTGCAAGGCCTACGAGCGGATCCTGCTAATCCCGAGGCCAGACTACGCCTCGCGCTATG CGATCTGGCAGCGACTCATCCAGAGGCACGGCGGCGTGGTCACCAGTAGCCTGAACCTCAGCGGCCTGGCCAAGGTGTCGGACGGCTACAGCCAGGGCAGCATGGCGCAGGCGGTGCAGACGGTGCTGAGCGAGCGGCGGCTGCTGCAGCTTCCCAAGCGGCCTCTGACCGCCAGCGAGTTCCTCCAGATGCTGGCCAGGGCGGACCCCATCTAcgccgaggaggaggagatgctgaAG
- the LOC128330277 gene encoding late histone H2B.L4, whose protein sequence is MAGEATKKRGGQAAAAGGGKRGKRKARRKETYSVYIYKVLKQVHPDTGVFSKAMSIMNSLVNDLFERLAREASRLAQYTKRSTITSREVQTAVRLLLPGELAKHAVSEGTKAVTKYTGSK, encoded by the exons ATGGCTGGTGAAGCGACCAAGAAGCGGGGGGGCCAGGCTGCCGCCGCCGGCGGGGGGAAAAGGGGCAAGCGCAAGGCCAGGCGCAAGGAGACCTACTCGGTCTACATTTACAAAGTGCTGAAGCAG GTCCACCCGGACACGGgcgtcttctccaaggccatgAGCATCATGAACTCCTTGGTCAACGACCTCTTCGAGCGCCTGGCCCGCGAGGCCTCCCGCCTGGCGCAGTACACCAAGCGCTCCACCATCACCAGCCGCGAGGTGCAGACCGCCGTGCGCCTCCTGCTGCCGGGCGAGCTGGCCAAGCACGCCGTCTCCGAGGGCACCAAGGCCGTCACCAAGTACACCGGCAGCAAGTGA